One Thermomonas paludicola genomic window, GCGATCATTGGTGTCCGTCACGACGATTTCCGGGTGGATCTGCGCAACAATCGCACTGGCCAGATGTTTCGCAGCGACGATGGCTTGCTGTCACCGCGCGCCGGCCTGATCTACAAGCCGTTCGAGCAAGTCTCGTTCTATGCCAGCTACAGCAAGGCATTCCAGCCGCGCGCCGGGGATCAGCTCTCGTCGCTCAGTGCCAGCAATGCCTCGCTGAAGCCGGAAAGCTTCCTCAACCGCGAGATCGGCGCCAAGTGGGATATCCAGAAAGACCTGCAGGCCAGCCTGGCCGTGTACCGGCTGGACCGCAGCAATGTGGCAGTGGTGGATCCGACTGACGTCAGCAAGATGCTTCTGGTCGATGGCCAGTATGTGCGCGGCGTGGAGGTCGGCATTGCCGGGCGCATCACCGATGCCTGGCAGCTGATGGGCGGCTACGCCTACCAGACCGGTGAAATCACCGCCACGCAGTCGGCCACCGCCCTCAAGGGCAATCGTTTGGCGCAATTGCCCCGGCAGTCGGCCTCGCTGTGGAATCGCTATGACATCAATTCCACCTTCGGCGTCGGGCTGGGCATCGTCTATCGCGGGGCGATTTTCGCCAACGTGGACAATCAGGTCACCCTGCCCGCCTTCACCCGCTTCGACGGCGCGCTGTACTGGACGGTGAGCCCGACGCTGCAACTGCAGCTCAATGTCGAAAACCTTGCCAACAAACGCTATTTCGCCAGTGCCAACAGCAACAACAACATCAGCCCAGGTGCGCCACGCAGCGCGTGGTTGAGCGTCAATTTCCGCTACTGAGCCGATCCATGAGCAGCAATGGCAATGCCATTCGTCGCCGCAACACCCGCTATCGCTGGATTCGCCAGTTGCATCTGTGGGTGGGTGCTTGGGGCGCGTTGGCGGCGCTGCTCTACGGCTTCACCGGACTGGTGATGAACCACCGGTTCGGTGATGGCGCATGGCCGCAGGGAGACACCACGGAAGTGGCGCGCACCCAGCTGGCAATTCCCGTGGAAGCCCGCAACACGCCCGAAGAATTGTCGCTGTGGCTGCGCAGTCATCGGCAACTGGATGCCCAGCTCATCCGCAAGGGTGGGCCAGGCGGCAGCGACAGGACATCCGCAGGCAAGTGGACGCTGAGCGGCGGCAGCGCCGGCAATTCGTGGGCGGTGGAGTACGTGCCCGGCAGTGACAGCGCCAGCCTCAAGCGCAGCCATCACTCGCTGCTGGCCGCACTCAACCGCCTGCACAAAGCCGTGGGCGGCAGCCCGCTCTGGGTCGTGCTGGCCGACAGCTTCGCCATCGGCATGGTGTTGCTGGGCCTGTCCGGCATCTGGATGTGGGCACGCGGCCGCAGCGTGCGCGAGATGGCGCTCAGCGTGATGGGCTTCGCCACGCTGGCGTTCACGGCGGTCGTGGGGCTGGCGCTGGGCTAACCCGCCGGCAGGTCAGGCGGCGCCCGGGCAAGGCCGGGGCGCTGCCTTGTTTTCGGGCAGGCGGACCGTCATCCCGCCAGCGCGTCGGCCGCCTGCACGATGTCCTCGTCCTTGGGAATGACCAGGAACGCCGCGCCGGCCAGCGGCGTGTAGGTATCGGCACCCACCACGCGCTTGAGCGGCTTGCCGCCATGGCCGGCTTCGGTGATTGCGGTGATCACGCCTTCACTGATGCCGGCGCTGTGACGACCTTCATCGACCACCAGAATGCGTTTGCATTCGCCGGCATGCCGGGCGATGGCCGCGTGGTTCAGCGGCACCAGCCAGCGCAGGTCGACCACGCGCACCTTCCAGCCGTGCTTGGCCTCGATCTGGCGCGCCGCACGCAGGCTCATCGGCATGCCGTTGCCGAAGCTGAAGATCACGCAGTCGGTGGCGTCCGGGTTGTAGACGCGCTCCTCGCCCAGCACCAGCGCACGGTTGGGCGCCGGGTAGTCGGTCAGCCACTGGCCGTCGCCCGCCTCGTACAGGTCCTTGGTCATGTACAGCGCGATGGGCTCGAGGAAGGCGGTCACGCGACCGTCCACCTTGGCCAGCGCCGCCAGCGTGCGCAGCATCATCGCGGCGTCGTCGCCGCGCGACGGGCAGCCGACCACCAGGCCCGGGATGTCGCGCAGCGCGGTCACCGAGTTGTCGTTGTGGAAGTGCCCGCCGAAGCCGCGCTGGTAGCCCAGGCCGGCGATGCGCACCACCATCGGGTTGCGGAACTGGTCGTCGCTGAAGAACTGCAGCGAGCAGGCCTCGCCGCGCAGCTGGTCGATGGCGTTGTGCAGGTAGGCCAGGTACTGGATCTCGGGGATCGGCAGCATGCCCATGTTGGCGAAGCCCTGCGCCATGCCCAGGATCATGGTTTCGTCCAGAAGCGTGTTGAACACGCGCTTGTTGCCGAACGCCTTGTGCAGGCCCTTGGTGACCGTGTAGACGCCGCCCTTCTGGGCCACATCTTCGCCGAACAACAGCGTTTCCGGGTACTTGGCGAACAGGTCGTGCAGGGCCTGGTTGATCTGGATGGCCAGGTGCCTGGGTACCTGCTTCTCGGGCAGCTTGTCCTCGCTGCCGAACGCCTTGACGCGGGCATCAAACGACGGCGCGCGGGTGGCCTCGGCCTGCACCTTGTCCGGCGTGTACGGCGCCAGCGGGCGCATCACGTGCTCCAGCGTCTCGATGCGCGGGCGGCTGTCGGCGTCCTCGGCGGCGGCGAAGCACTTGCGACGGGTGTCCTCGTACAGCGCGAGGATCTCGTCCTTCGTCATCGCCCCGGACTCCAGCGCGATCGCGGCCGAGCGCAGCAATGGATCACCCGCCTCCACTGCGCACAGCTCCTCGATGCTGCGCCACTCGATCTCGAAGTCGGTGCCGGCGTGGCCCATGATGCGCTGGGTGCGCAGGTGCAGGAAGGTCGGCCGGCGGGTGCGGCGGCAATGCTCCACGGCGCGCAGGACGTCGCCGTAGCCACTGGCCAGGTCCAGGCCGTCGGCGAAGAAGTAGTCGAGGTCGGGGCGGCTGCGGAAGCTCTCGCCGATCCAGCCCGTCGGCGTCTTCACCGAGATGCCGATGCCGTTGTCCTCGCAGACATACAGCACCGGCGCCGGCAGCTTCTGGTAAGCCGTCCAGCTGGCCGCGTTGAACGCGGTCTGCGCGGTGGCGTGATTGGCGGAGGCATCGCCGAACGAGCAGATCGCGATGGAGTCCTCCGGGATCGGCAAGCCGGTGCCGAGGCGCTTGCCGGCCTCGATCGCCACCGCGGTGCCCAGCGCCTTCGGCAGGTGGGACGCAATCGTCGAGGTCTGCGGCAGCACCCACAGCGGCTTGCTGCCCCAGACCTTGTGGCGGCCGCCGCTGG contains:
- a CDS encoding PepSY-associated TM helix domain-containing protein; translation: MSSNGNAIRRRNTRYRWIRQLHLWVGAWGALAALLYGFTGLVMNHRFGDGAWPQGDTTEVARTQLAIPVEARNTPEELSLWLRSHRQLDAQLIRKGGPGGSDRTSAGKWTLSGGSAGNSWAVEYVPGSDSASLKRSHHSLLAALNRLHKAVGGSPLWVVLADSFAIGMVLLGLSGIWMWARGRSVREMALSVMGFATLAFTAVVGLALG
- a CDS encoding thiamine pyrophosphate-dependent enzyme, giving the protein MFATVPNPIPARMKGLNRAEICDVNFQEFVRGWNGAVQPKPAPDEAILDGSALDARGFRELFESQLISRHLDLMARVLRVQNKVFYTIGSSGHEGNAMVARAARHTDPAFLHYRSGGFMAERFRKLPVFEGQRLDPIMDSALSFAASAEDPASGGRHKVWGSKPLWVLPQTSTIASHLPKALGTAVAIEAGKRLGTGLPIPEDSIAICSFGDASANHATAQTAFNAASWTAYQKLPAPVLYVCEDNGIGISVKTPTGWIGESFRSRPDLDYFFADGLDLASGYGDVLRAVEHCRRTRRPTFLHLRTQRIMGHAGTDFEIEWRSIEELCAVEAGDPLLRSAAIALESGAMTKDEILALYEDTRRKCFAAAEDADSRPRIETLEHVMRPLAPYTPDKVQAEATRAPSFDARVKAFGSEDKLPEKQVPRHLAIQINQALHDLFAKYPETLLFGEDVAQKGGVYTVTKGLHKAFGNKRVFNTLLDETMILGMAQGFANMGMLPIPEIQYLAYLHNAIDQLRGEACSLQFFSDDQFRNPMVVRIAGLGYQRGFGGHFHNDNSVTALRDIPGLVVGCPSRGDDAAMMLRTLAALAKVDGRVTAFLEPIALYMTKDLYEAGDGQWLTDYPAPNRALVLGEERVYNPDATDCVIFSFGNGMPMSLRAARQIEAKHGWKVRVVDLRWLVPLNHAAIARHAGECKRILVVDEGRHSAGISEGVITAITEAGHGGKPLKRVVGADTYTPLAGAAFLVIPKDEDIVQAADALAG